The nucleotide window GTGCGGTGGGATCGGCGCGGCCCGCAACAGGGGCGTGCGCGCCGCCTCAAGCGACCTGATCCTGTTCGTCGATAGCGATTCGCAAGTACTCGACCCTGAGTATATCGAAAAGCACACCGCTAATTGCCGGCAGGGCGTGCCCGCGCTTGGCATTGCGCCCGGCAATCCGTTTGTGCTGCACGGCAGGGTAATCGGAATCCACTCTACATATGCTGGTTACTCTTTCGGTTATTCAAACTGGTTTGTGTCTTGCATGCCGCGCGCACGCACCATCGAAGATCACCACGTACCCGCAAACAACACCTGCGTGTCCCGTGATGTCTTCGACCGCGTGGGCCTCTTTGACGAGGGATTGGAAGTCGCGGAGGACATCGATTTTGCTTTCCGCTGCCGCAAGCTTGGCGTGCCGCTCGTATATGTGCCCGATTTGCCCTTGCACCACGCGGACCGGGACTCGTTCCGCGACTTGTGGCGCAGCTTCGTGAAGATGGGCGAATTCGCGTGGCGCGTGCACGAATCGCATCCCGGTTCGCCCTACCGGTACTGCTATCCTTTCAACCGGGTCACAGGCTGGCTCTATTTCTTGCCGTTGTCGGTCCTGCTTACCGTATACATCGTCGGACGGTGGCTCGCGTCCGGTGACCTGCGAGTGCTTTTCTACGTTCCCGGCATCCATTTCGCGAACGTGGCCTATTGCGTCGGCGTCTGCAAGGCGTTGCGTGCGGCCGGTTCGCGCCATGCCCCCTCTTCCGGGTAACATGCGCGGCAAGCGCCGATGCGGGGCGCGTCTGACCGGAAG belongs to Candidatus Hydrogenedentota bacterium and includes:
- a CDS encoding glycosyltransferase, with amino-acid sequence MAAPTVSVVIPVHNRTGDLTTLLAQLNAQHTLDFEVVVVDDGSSPPVCESIRPEFYRFKLVLLRRETCGGIGAARNRGVRAASSDLILFVDSDSQVLDPEYIEKHTANCRQGVPALGIAPGNPFVLHGRVIGIHSTYAGYSFGYSNWFVSCMPRARTIEDHHVPANNTCVSRDVFDRVGLFDEGLEVAEDIDFAFRCRKLGVPLVYVPDLPLHHADRDSFRDLWRSFVKMGEFAWRVHESHPGSPYRYCYPFNRVTGWLYFLPLSVLLTVYIVGRWLASGDLRVLFYVPGIHFANVAYCVGVCKALRAAGSRHAPSSG